From Enterococcus mundtii, the proteins below share one genomic window:
- a CDS encoding alpha/beta hydrolase — protein sequence MKYLYRQGKATQKKLILLHGTGGDEHSLLEIAEFLAPESTLLSFRGNINEQGLNRFFKRNGLNQFDYESLAEESTNLYNEIKDISRSQDIPLTDWIVVGFSNGANIAAHIMLDQQTELKKGLFFHPMSLNEYQEKSELPDTSVWLSFGEGDPIVSNTSFSQLVRAFDLRGAKVTTQVTNQGHQLTMDELTHAKQWLDTLD from the coding sequence TTGAAGTATCTTTATAGACAAGGAAAAGCAACACAAAAAAAATTGATTTTACTTCATGGAACTGGTGGCGATGAGCACTCACTTTTGGAAATTGCAGAGTTTCTTGCACCTGAAAGTACGCTTTTATCCTTTAGAGGGAATATCAATGAACAAGGCTTGAATCGTTTTTTCAAAAGAAATGGCTTGAACCAATTCGATTATGAAAGTTTAGCTGAAGAATCCACAAATCTGTATAATGAAATCAAGGATATCAGTCGCTCACAGGATATCCCATTAACTGATTGGATCGTTGTCGGATTTTCAAATGGGGCAAATATTGCCGCTCATATCATGTTGGATCAACAGACAGAACTAAAAAAAGGACTATTTTTTCACCCGATGTCCTTAAATGAGTACCAAGAAAAATCAGAACTTCCTGACACTTCTGTCTGGTTATCTTTTGGCGAAGGAGATCCAATCGTTTCTAATACTTCATTTAGCCAATTAGTTCGCGCATTTGATTTACGAGGCGCCAAAGTAACAACACAAGTCACCAATCAAGGACATCAATTGACAATGGATGAGTTGACCCATGCCAAGCAATGGCTTGATACTTTAGACTAA
- a CDS encoding ring-cleaving dioxygenase, whose protein sequence is MDTTIRGVHHVTAMTSSAAKIYRFFTDILGMRLIKKTVNQDDIETYHLYFTDEHGSAGTDMTFFDFPNQPKGTKGTDTIARTSFRVPSDTALDYWLARFEKYQITHSEIKERFGKKYLEFEDFDEQAYQLISDEKNSGVPAGIPWKNSSIPTDMAITGLGPVIVRVSDLEPIRTVLLALLGFKEIEQVDDFYLFEVGAGGNGASIIVEHRADLPKAIEGYGNVHHLALRVADHEALQFWINKINQTSLPSSGFVDRFYFESEYFLASTHVLFELATDGPGFFGDEPAETAGEILALPPLLEGKRKEIEAYVRPFDTRDANQKRVD, encoded by the coding sequence ATGGATACAACAATCAGAGGCGTCCACCATGTGACAGCAATGACATCTAGCGCAGCAAAAATCTATCGCTTCTTTACAGACATTTTAGGCATGCGTTTGATCAAAAAGACAGTGAATCAAGATGATATTGAAACTTACCACTTATATTTCACCGACGAACATGGCTCTGCCGGTACAGATATGACTTTTTTTGATTTTCCTAATCAGCCAAAAGGAACGAAAGGAACGGATACGATCGCTCGCACCTCTTTTCGTGTTCCTTCCGATACAGCATTAGACTATTGGTTGGCTCGCTTTGAAAAATACCAAATCACTCATTCTGAGATCAAAGAACGTTTTGGTAAGAAATATCTTGAATTTGAAGATTTCGATGAACAAGCGTATCAATTGATTTCGGATGAAAAAAATAGCGGCGTTCCTGCGGGTATTCCATGGAAAAACAGTAGTATCCCTACAGACATGGCAATCACTGGACTTGGTCCGGTCATCGTACGTGTGAGTGATCTTGAGCCGATCCGAACAGTATTGCTGGCCTTACTCGGTTTCAAAGAAATCGAACAAGTGGATGATTTTTATTTATTTGAAGTCGGTGCTGGTGGAAACGGCGCTAGTATCATCGTGGAACATCGTGCCGATCTACCCAAAGCCATCGAAGGTTACGGGAATGTTCATCATCTTGCTTTACGTGTAGCTGATCATGAAGCACTACAGTTTTGGATCAACAAAATCAACCAAACGTCCCTGCCTAGCTCTGGATTTGTTGATCGCTTTTACTTTGAATCTGAGTACTTCTTAGCTTCTACTCATGTCTTATTTGAATTAGCCACTGATGGTCCTGGATTCTTTGGAGATGAACCCGCTGAAACAGCTGGAGAGATCCTGGCTTTGCCTCCATTATTGGAAGGAAAAAGAAAAGAAATCGAAGCGTATGTTCGACCATTTGACACTCGCGATGCGAACCAAAAACGGGTAGATTAA
- a CDS encoding GntR family transcriptional regulator — translation MPKYEEIANVLRDRIRSKKYPPNSFLPNQVDLVEEFNASRMTIKKAINILAMEGLVYSQRGSGTKILSHPYLNKDTSPANEYEGLSLQMKRRQRSLTSQIIQFDVEFPNAFIQERLMIDAEQPVYNIHRLRILDDEPYILEHTFMPVQLVPGLKKEHLLSSIYDYLHKELNVHFAGAYRAISADKSSAFDQQYLNCAETDPVLEVQQVVYLKDGQPIEYSSSRNRFDVRNYSLLDVRGNQ, via the coding sequence GTGCCAAAATATGAAGAAATCGCAAATGTCCTAAGAGATCGAATTCGTTCAAAAAAATATCCACCAAATAGTTTTTTACCAAATCAGGTGGATCTAGTCGAAGAATTCAACGCTAGTCGAATGACGATCAAAAAAGCCATCAACATCTTAGCCATGGAAGGACTCGTTTATTCTCAAAGAGGGTCTGGAACTAAGATTTTAAGCCATCCTTATTTAAACAAAGATACTTCTCCAGCTAATGAATACGAAGGATTAAGTTTACAAATGAAACGCCGACAACGCTCGCTGACAAGTCAGATCATTCAATTCGATGTTGAGTTTCCTAATGCTTTTATTCAAGAACGCTTGATGATCGATGCGGAACAGCCTGTGTATAATATTCATCGCCTACGTATCTTAGATGATGAACCGTATATTCTAGAACATACTTTTATGCCAGTTCAACTTGTTCCAGGTTTAAAGAAAGAGCATCTCCTATCATCGATCTATGATTATTTGCACAAAGAACTCAATGTCCATTTTGCCGGAGCCTATCGCGCGATCTCAGCAGATAAAAGCTCTGCATTTGATCAACAATATTTGAATTGTGCAGAGACCGATCCAGTTCTTGAAGTCCAGCAAGTAGTCTATCTAAAAGATGGTCAACCCATCGAGTATTCCTCAAGCCGCAATCGCTTTGATGTCCGTAACTATTCACTGTTGGATGTCCGTGGAAATCAATAA
- the celB gene encoding PTS cellobiose transporter subunit IIC, whose product MNGFMDKLAQKIMPLANLLGQNRYLTVLRDAFMLSFPLTMFGSIVVVFNNLPFFSDATKGTLSSLFGNGQNATMSIMSVFVTFGIGYYLSKSYDVEGIFGGAVSFASFLILTPFVMTTVGGEEVSGVLTLDRLGAKGMFIGMIAAFIAGEIYCRITKRGWQIKMPASVPPAVTKSFAALIPAVVTLTVFLIINAVMTGVFHANLHDVVYEVIQKPLTGLGSSLPATLIALFFVQFLWFFGLHGQIIVNSVMDPIWNTLMLDNLEAYQNGQELPHIITKPFMETFTVGIGGSGMTLAVVLLMAFVLKKKQYRDVGRLALAPGIFNVNEPAIFGLPIVLNATILIPWVVAPLVVTTFNYLVMAAGIVPAPTGVSVPWTVPIIASGVLATNSWLGGLLQVIDFVIVAVIWYPFLMILDKQPDMDVV is encoded by the coding sequence ATGAACGGTTTTATGGATAAACTTGCTCAGAAAATCATGCCTTTAGCGAACCTACTAGGGCAAAATCGTTACTTGACAGTGTTACGGGATGCATTTATGTTGTCGTTTCCTTTAACAATGTTCGGATCGATTGTTGTCGTTTTCAATAACTTACCTTTCTTTAGTGATGCGACTAAAGGAACGTTGTCTAGCTTATTTGGAAATGGACAAAATGCAACAATGAGTATCATGTCTGTCTTTGTTACATTTGGTATTGGCTATTATTTATCTAAATCATATGATGTAGAAGGTATTTTTGGAGGTGCTGTCTCATTTGCCAGCTTCTTGATCTTAACACCTTTCGTCATGACAACTGTCGGTGGCGAAGAAGTATCAGGTGTGTTGACTCTTGATCGCTTAGGTGCAAAAGGAATGTTCATCGGGATGATCGCAGCTTTCATCGCAGGTGAAATCTACTGCCGAATCACTAAACGTGGTTGGCAGATCAAAATGCCTGCAAGCGTGCCACCCGCTGTGACAAAATCATTTGCGGCGTTGATCCCAGCAGTTGTTACTTTGACCGTTTTCTTGATCATCAATGCTGTAATGACTGGTGTCTTCCACGCAAACTTGCATGATGTGGTTTACGAAGTTATCCAAAAACCATTGACTGGTTTAGGAAGTAGTTTACCTGCAACTTTAATTGCCTTGTTCTTTGTACAATTCTTATGGTTCTTTGGTCTTCATGGTCAAATCATTGTCAATTCTGTGATGGACCCGATTTGGAACACCTTAATGCTTGATAACTTAGAAGCTTACCAAAATGGTCAAGAATTGCCACACATCATCACAAAACCATTTATGGAAACATTCACTGTCGGAATCGGTGGATCAGGTATGACTTTAGCAGTTGTACTATTGATGGCCTTTGTTTTGAAGAAAAAACAATATCGTGATGTCGGTCGTTTAGCTCTTGCACCAGGAATCTTCAACGTGAATGAGCCAGCAATTTTTGGTTTACCGATCGTATTGAACGCAACCATTTTGATTCCTTGGGTTGTCGCACCATTAGTCGTAACAACGTTCAACTACCTTGTAATGGCAGCAGGTATCGTACCAGCGCCAACTGGTGTCTCCGTTCCATGGACAGTGCCAATCATCGCGAGTGGTGTCTTAGCCACAAACTCATGGTTAGGTGGCTTACTCCAAGTGATCGATTTTGTGATCGTTGCAGTTATCTGGTATCCGTTCTTGATGATCTTGGATAAACAACCTGATATGGATGTTGTTTGA
- a CDS encoding glycoside hydrolase family 1 protein: MTNYVFPENFWWGSAASGPQTEGRVAGDGKGENIWDHWYDLEPEKFFNQVGPSKTSQVYTKYKEDVALMKATGHNTFRTSIQWSRLLPNGTGKVNEQAVTFYRTYFEELIENGIEPFVNLFHFDMPMPLQEKGGWLARETVDAYAEYAKTCFELFGDLVKKWFTHNEPIVPVEGGYLYQFHYPNHVNFKEAVQVGFHENLASAKAIQIYHETGQDGEIGIILNLTPSYPRDENNAEDVKAAAIADAFFNRSFLDPAVKGEFPQELIDIVKELDIMPVMEEGDLTIIQENKVDLLGINYYQPRRIKAKETPIDKDRAPLPDDYFDNYDMPNKKMNPYRGWEIYEKGIYDILTNTRENYGNIKCFISENGMGVEGEERYVNEQGMIEDDYRIEFVTDHLKYVHQAIQEGTNCLGYHMWTCMDNWSWTNAYKNRYGFIAVDLDQDGKRTIKKSGHWFKEVATNNGFDA; this comes from the coding sequence ATGACAAATTATGTATTTCCAGAAAATTTTTGGTGGGGTTCAGCTGCTAGTGGACCACAAACAGAAGGACGTGTAGCAGGAGATGGAAAAGGAGAAAATATTTGGGATCATTGGTACGACTTGGAGCCTGAGAAGTTTTTCAATCAAGTAGGACCAAGCAAGACTTCTCAAGTCTACACGAAGTATAAAGAGGATGTCGCATTGATGAAAGCTACTGGACATAATACGTTCCGAACATCGATCCAGTGGAGTCGTTTGCTTCCTAATGGTACAGGGAAAGTAAATGAGCAAGCAGTCACTTTCTATCGTACGTATTTTGAAGAACTGATTGAAAATGGTATTGAACCCTTCGTCAATCTCTTCCATTTTGATATGCCGATGCCTTTACAAGAAAAAGGTGGCTGGTTAGCGAGAGAGACTGTTGATGCTTATGCTGAGTATGCCAAAACATGTTTTGAGTTATTCGGCGATCTTGTGAAGAAATGGTTTACGCACAATGAGCCAATCGTCCCTGTAGAAGGTGGCTATCTTTATCAGTTCCACTATCCAAATCATGTGAACTTCAAAGAAGCAGTTCAAGTGGGTTTCCACGAAAACTTAGCAAGTGCGAAGGCGATTCAGATCTACCATGAAACAGGACAAGATGGGGAGATCGGTATTATCCTGAATTTGACTCCAAGTTACCCACGTGACGAAAATAATGCGGAGGATGTGAAAGCTGCGGCGATTGCGGACGCCTTTTTCAATCGCTCATTCCTTGATCCAGCAGTAAAAGGTGAATTTCCACAAGAGTTGATCGATATCGTCAAAGAATTGGATATCATGCCTGTAATGGAAGAAGGCGATTTGACGATCATCCAAGAAAATAAAGTGGATCTATTAGGAATCAATTACTATCAACCCCGACGGATCAAAGCGAAAGAAACACCGATCGACAAAGATCGTGCGCCGTTACCAGATGATTATTTCGATAACTACGATATGCCGAATAAAAAAATGAATCCTTATCGTGGTTGGGAAATTTATGAGAAAGGTATCTATGATATCTTGACGAATACGAGAGAAAATTATGGCAATATCAAATGCTTTATCTCTGAAAATGGCATGGGTGTCGAAGGGGAAGAGCGCTACGTGAATGAACAAGGCATGATCGAAGATGATTATCGTATCGAGTTTGTGACAGATCATTTGAAATATGTGCATCAAGCCATTCAAGAAGGAACAAATTGTTTAGGGTATCATATGTGGACATGTATGGATAACTGGTCATGGACAAATGCGTATAAAAACCGTTATGGCTTTATCGCAGTCGATCTAGACCAAGATGGGAAACGGACGATCAAAAAATCAGGTCACTGGTTTAAAGAAGTAGCAACAAATAATGGTTTTGATGCTTAA
- a CDS encoding universal stress protein: MVDTYKNILVAIDGSEKSEKAFIEAIATAKRNQAKLHILYVNEVSGNYFGDFAFVTTSLQEELDEVADKQMKEHQNLAIEKGLTDIKTYVLYGYPKTLIANFNESEEPIDLIVMGSTGLNAVERALVGSTTSYVVNHAKCNVLVVK; encoded by the coding sequence ATGGTAGATACGTATAAAAATATTTTAGTAGCAATCGACGGTTCAGAAAAATCAGAAAAAGCATTTATTGAAGCAATCGCAACAGCAAAAAGAAATCAAGCAAAGTTACACATCTTGTATGTAAATGAGGTGTCAGGAAATTATTTTGGTGACTTTGCTTTTGTCACAACAAGTTTACAAGAAGAGTTAGATGAAGTGGCAGACAAACAAATGAAGGAACATCAAAATCTAGCGATCGAAAAAGGTTTGACGGATATTAAAACATATGTGTTATACGGTTATCCCAAAACATTGATCGCAAACTTCAACGAGTCAGAAGAGCCAATTGACTTGATCGTTATGGGGTCAACTGGGTTAAACGCCGTTGAACGTGCATTGGTTGGTTCAACGACTTCTTATGTGGTAAATCACGCGAAATGCAATGTGTTAGTAGTAAAATAG